In Dama dama isolate Ldn47 chromosome X, ASM3311817v1, whole genome shotgun sequence, one genomic interval encodes:
- the LOC133052669 gene encoding LOW QUALITY PROTEIN: PAX-interacting protein 1-like (The sequence of the model RefSeq protein was modified relative to this genomic sequence to represent the inferred CDS: inserted 1 base in 1 codon; substituted 1 base at 1 genomic stop codon), protein MACVSSSLWSSVQCVCRAPPHPEDGEWTAVHRPLTWGRLPACTALGLGLSCPLCVWQSRAAADGDGWQLLPTIAESCAFMQVGSWRPLDPLLGNGSCGRDAWAGFMARILQSLLVPMKTLEQQVNQGQQGPLSMVLLSQVKVALEPAPAPHPILHLQPQQLLQFQQWHLLQQPYSPPLLYPFPAPQAHLHQFPQQPQPPLQQQLAHLQQQMQSMPKVQPPGQTAQALKXPAAQAQAQPPLFGHDLAVEIPEEGFFLGCVFAIMDYPEQVSDKQLLATWKRIIQTHGGAMDPTFLSRCTHLLCESQVSRLFTQAIKERKRCITAHWLNMVLKKKKLVSPHQALHFPLAFLLGDKPCSQHIISVTGFVDSDRDDLKRMVYLAGAKYTGYLCHSNTILICREPTGLKYEKAKEWQIPXVNVKWLGDILLGNFEALQQTQYGCYTAFGLQDPFAPTPHLVVNLLDAWRVPLKVSAELLMECHLSHLTGVRLPPKPKQNEVTNIQPSSKSARIEDIPPPSKKLPPELTPFVLFTGFESVQVQEYIKKLHILGGEVAESAQKCTHLIASKVKQTVKFLMAVSMVKHMVTPEWLEECFKCQKFINEQNYRLRDAEAEVLFSFSLEESLRRAHVSPLFKVKYFYITPGICPSLSTMKAIVECAGGEVLSKKPSIRKLMEHKQDKSLSEIILIACENDLHLCQEYFARGIDVHNAEFVLTGVLTQTLDYESYPFRSLRAAVVVLPQAVAWAAGPGMCPAEERRGWFSVVGLRAPGALNLNLGTLLGVDTGPHCSQHWLHELREHSSTGRAFTRRETAEMSLPWLCHGLISTTASGSVQVAHSEHASGQWGLRGWDRQQVAQKARRLPSAAGRPWRQADPPSEGGRGGGDRRVLQGLVEDIIEEVEVVAAEEQEKVSVQERDEGPEEQGQEHPRTGASRDQPSIEAMWAWATLQVEPSYAKEQDLRAIVRLWRNDNQRRKRHLHQRSAVIQGLTGF, encoded by the exons ATGGCCTGCGTGAGCTCCAGCCTGTGGTCTTCTGTCCAGTGTGTGTGCAGGGCCCCACCTCACCCTGAGGACGGGGAATGGACAGCTGTGCACCGGCCTCTGACCTGGGGAAGGCTACCCGCATGCACAGCCCTGGGGCTGGGTCTCTCCTGTCCCTTGTGTGTGTGGCAGAGCAGGGCGGCCGCAGACGGGGATGGCTGGCAGCTGCTGCCCACCATTGCAGAGTCCTGTGCCTTCATGCAGGTGGGGTCTTGGCGTCCTCTGGACCCTTTGTTGGGAAACGGCAGCTGTGGGAGGGATGCTTGGGCAGGCTTTATGGCCCGG ATCCTGCAGTCCCTCTTGGTGCCGATGAAGACGCTGGAGCAGCAGGTGAACCaaggccagcagggccccttgaGCATGGTGCTGCTCAGCCAGGTGAAGGTGGCCCTGGAGCCAGCCCCAGCCCCGCACCCCATCCTGCACCTGCAGCCCCAGCAGCTCCTGCAGTTCCAGCAGTGGCACCTGCTGCAGCAGCCCTACTCTCCACCCCTGCTGTACCCATTCCCGGCACCACAGGCCCACCTGCACCAGTTCCCCCAGCAGCCCCAGCCGCCCCTGCAGCAGCAGCTTGCCCACTTGCAGCAGCAGATGCAGTCGATGCCAAAAGTACAGCCACCCGGCCAGACTGCCCAGGCCCTGA ACCCTGCTGCCCAGGCGCAGGCTCAGCCCCCGCTgtttggacatgacctagcagtGGAGA TCCCAGAAGAAGGCTTCTTCCTGGGATGTGTGTTTGCAATCATGGATTATCCAGAGCAGGTGTCTGACAAGCAGCTGCTGGCCACCTGGAAAAGG ATTATCCAGACACATGGAGGAGCCATGGACCCCACGTTCTTGAGCCGCTGCACCCACCTGCTCTGTGAGAGCCAGGTCAGCAGGCTGTTCACACAG GCGATAAAGGAGAGGAAGAGGTGCATCACGGCGCACTGGCTGAACATGGTCCTGAAGAAGAAGAAGCTGGTGTCGCCCCATCAGGCACTGCACTTTCCACTGGCCTTCCTGCTGGGGGACAAGCCGTGCTCCCAGCAT ATTATCTCTGTGACTGGGTTCGTTGACAGCGACAGGGACGACCTGAAGCGAATGGTGTATCTGGCAGGAGCCAAGTACACGGGCTACCTGTGCCACAGCAACACCATCCTCATCTGCAGAGA ACCAACTGGTTTAAAGTACGAGAAAGCCAAAGAGTGGCAGATCCCGTGAGTGAATGTCAAGTGGCTGGGGGACATCCTGCTGGGGAACTTCGAGGCCCTGCAGCAGACACAGTATGGCTGCTACACCGCCTTTGGCCTGCAGGACCCCTTTGCCCCGACCCCACACCTGGTGGTGAACCTCCTGG ATGCTTGGAGAGTTCCGTTGAAAGTGTCAGCAGAGTTGCTGATGGAATGTCACCTTAGTCATCTTACT GGTGTAAGACTACCTCCCAAACCGAAGCAGAATGAAGTAACTAATATCCAGCCTTCTTCCAAAAGTGCCAG AATCGAAGACATTCCACCTCCCTCCAAGAAGTTACCACCGGAACTGACCCCTTTTGTGCTTTTCACTGGATTTGAGTCTGTTCAAGTTCAAGAGTACATAAAG AAGCTCCACATCCTGGGTGGGGAGGTTGCCGAGTCTGCACAGAAGTGCACCCACCTCATCGCCAGCAAGGTGAAGCAGACCGTCAAGTTCCTGATGGCCGTTTCCATGGTGAAGCACATGGTCACCCCAGAGTGGCTGGAGGAGTGCTTCAAGTGCCAGAAGTTCATCA ACGAGCAGAACTACCGTCTCCGAGATGCAGaggccgaagtgcttttctccttcaGTTTGGAGGAGTCCTTGAGGAGGGCCCACGTTTCTCCACTTTTCAAG GTGAAATACTTTTACATCACTCCTGGGATCTGCCCAAGTCTGTCAACCATGAAAGCGATTGTGGAATGTGCAGGAGGCGAAGTGTTGTCTAAAAAACCATCTATCAGGAAACTCATGGAACATAAACAGGATAAG agtttgtcagaaataattttaatagccTGTGAAAATGACCTTCACTTGTGTCAAGAGTATTTTGCCAGAGGAATAG ATGTTCATAATGCAGAGTTTGTTCTCACTGGAGTGCTCACTCAGACACTGGACTATGAGTCATATCCTTTCAGAAG CCTGAGAGCAGCCGTTGTCGTCCTGCCGCAGGCGGTGGCCTGGGCTGCAGGGCCTGGCATGTGCCCTGCAGAAGAAAGGAGGGGCTGGTTTTCTGTGGTGGGGCTTCGGGCACCTGGGGCTCTTAATCTGAACTTGGGGACCTTGTTGGGTGTTGACACTGGTCCACACTGCT CACAGCACTGGCTCCACGAGCTCCGGGAGCACTCCAGCACCGGCAGGGCCTTCACCCGCAGAGAAACAGCTGAAATGAGCCTCCCGTGGCTGTGCCATGGGCTGATCTCTACCACTGCCTCTGGCTCTGTCCAAGTGGCACATTCGGAACATGCAAGTGGACAGTGGGGGCTCCGTGGCTGGGACAG GCAGCAGGTGGCCCAGAAGGCGAGGAGGCTGCCTTCTGCAGCAGGGAGGCCGTGGAGGCAGGCAGATCCTCCCTCTGAAGGAGGGAGAGGTGGTGGGGATCGTCGAGTGCTCCAGGGGCTGGTGGAAGACATCATCGAGGAGGTGGAAGTGGTGGCAGCagaggagcaggagaaggtgtCCGTGCAGGAGAGGGACGAGGGCCCGGAGGAGCAGGGCCAGGAACATCCAAGGACTGGAGCCTCGAGGGACCAGCCCTCAATAGAGGCAATGTGGGCTTGGGCTACCCTGCAGGTAGAGCCGAGCTATGCCAAAGAGCAGGACCTAAGAGCTATTGTGCGGCTATGGAGGAATGACAACCAGAGGAGAAAGCGTCACCTCCATCAGAGAAGTGCCGTCATCCAGGGCCTTACTGGCTTCTGA